The following proteins are co-located in the Cryptococcus neoformans var. grubii H99 chromosome 1, complete sequence genome:
- a CDS encoding lipid particle protein, with product MSSLIPSTTSFLNATAAFIAPSPIAKSRSPLSPTEGAPLSGDTTLIPNKYLNEKRDEDTGYPPSPLKAESQAQTTSLNPHPSRSVPAEIPSLVRSPPSTLLDAPARAAMSLPNSQTAAAQARAVRGGEVKTPEYEVDEDVYSRAEDVPLLAPIPLRPSLSRASSAASTASNRGILRRIFIDRSTTPSQHLTRPTFPPPSLSTYSPMSPAPLSLWAKLNLLFVQTTSIILSTYFLVLVVLWAVAAEMAKCLPKWIWPERPRKFPWDDEEYWKKEGKTVSKDPAFYAKQVGMDIEHQTVETEDGYYLKMHRVIDPDAQTHSDGRGGFPVLILHGLFQSSGSFVTSEDRSLAFWLAREGKYQVYLGNTRGVFDMGHRTFSRNDPRFWDWTIRELAMYDLPALVEHVCRETGYDKIAFIGHSQGNGLAFISLSLGMCPSLGSKLSVFIALAPAVYAGTLTTGFPFTTLNKMDWPTWKRFFGVLDFIPLMRWAYDYAPPRMFASLGYIMFAFLFSWTDTNWLHRRKTKMFRFTPTPVSSASIFWWCGKGGFADRKCTLDDSLPRWFDKRFPALSVYHGGRDFLVFADPLLERLKEKEKDVKVIKVTKLEDSEHCDFYWAAEAVEWAYLSFLDDIESTRPRYPDEPKAPEGGTETNMS from the exons ATGTCATCCCTGATTCCATCTACAACATCTTTTCTCAACGCAACAGCAGCGTTCATCGCTCCCAGTCCTATAGCCAAGTCTCGATCACCACTTTCACCTACAGAAGGTGCTCCATTGTCTGGCGACACTACATTAATACCTAATAAGTATCTCAACGAGAAACGCGACGAAGACACAGGGTATCCACCGTCCCCTTTGAAAGCCGAGAGTCAAGCGCAGACAACCTCTTTGAATCCCCACCCATCCCGCTCTGTCCCCGCAGAAATCCCCTCCCTTGTACGAAGTCCCCCTTCAACATTACTGGATGCCCCGGCACGAGCAGCGATGAGTCTGCCCAACAGCCAAACTGCTGCCGCCCAGGCCCGGGCAGTGAGAGGCGGAGAGGTCAAGACGCCAGAGTAtgaagtggatgaggatgtaTATTCGAGAGCAGAAGATGTGCCGCTTTTGGCGCCAATACCACTACGGCCAAGCCTGTCGCGTGCTTCCTCTGCCGCTTCAACCGCTTCAAACAGAGGTATCTTGAGGCGTATATTTATTGACCGGTCGACGACTCCGTCACAACACCTCACCAGGCCTACCTTCCCGCCTCCATCATTATCAACGTATTCGCCTATGTCTCCCGCTCCTCTTTCACTCTGGGCAAAACTCAATTTGCTGTTCGTCCAAACCACGTCAATTATATTATCAACCTACTTTCTCGTTCTTGTCGTACTGTGGGCGGTTGCTGCGGAAATGGCAAAATGTTTACCAAAATGGATATGGCCAGAGAGACCAAGGAAGTTTCCatgggatgatgaagaatattggaaaaaagaaggaaagacgGTCAGTAAAGATCCAGCGTTTTATGCAAAGCAAGTGGGGATGGACATTGAGCATCAGACTGTGGAGACGGAAGATGGCTATTATTTAAA GATGCACCGTGTTATCGATCCCGATGCCCAAACACACTCTGATGGTCGAGGCGGTTTTCCCGTCCTTATCCTTCACGGCCTATTTCAATCGTCGGGTTCATTTGTCACATCTGAAGACCGATCTCTTGCGTTCTGGTTAGCCAGAGAGGGGAAGTACCAGGTATATCTTGGAAATACAAGAGGAGTGTTTGATATGGGCCACCGGACCTTCAGCAGGAACGACCCGAGATTCTGGG ACTGGACGATTAGAGAACTTGCAATGTACGACCTCCCTGCACTCGTTGAACACGTCTGTCGGGAAACGGGGTACGACAAGATTGCATTCATCGGCCACTCTCAAGGCAACGGCCTCGCGttcatctctctctccctgGGAATGTGCCCCTCCCTCGGCTCAAAGCTTTCTGTATTTATCGCGCTCGCCCCAGCCGTGTATGCCGGAACTCTCACTACTGGGTTCCCGTTCACAACACTAAACAAGATGGATTGGCCGACATGGAAGAGGTTTTTCGGTGTACTCGATTTCATACCGCTAATGAGGTGGGCATACGACTATGCGCCACCGAGGATGTTTGCGTCGCTGGGTTATATTATGTTTGCGTTTTTGTTCAGCTGGACGGATACCAACTG GCTTCATCGACGCAAAACTAAAATGTTCCGCTTTACGCCTACCCCCgtctcctccgcctccatcttctggTGGTGCGGCAAAGGCGGTTTTGCCGACCGCAAATGCACTTTGGATGACTCCCTCCCGCGATGGTTCGACAAACGTTTCCCTGCACTGTCAGTATACCATGGTGGACGGGATTTCTTGGTTTTTGCCGATCCGCTGTTGGAGAGGCtaaaggagaaggagaaggatgtgaAGGTGATCAAGGTGACAAAGCTGGAGGATAGTGAGCACTGTGATTTCTACTGGGCGGCAGAGGCGGTTGAGTGGGCGTACTTGTCGTTCTTGG ATGATATTGAGAGCACAAGACCACGATATCCGGATGAACCCAAAGCTCCCGAAGGTGGGACGGAAACCAACATGTCTTAA